From the Paucidesulfovibrio gracilis DSM 16080 genome, one window contains:
- a CDS encoding outer membrane protein assembly factor BamD, producing MPEIRPRFFLLVALLTLLSGCSLIDYYFLPPPEDTAQELYEAGVYAMNDGDYGDAAEYFMKLKDNYPFSPFTPKAEVGLGDAYFLNEQYILAADAYKEFEALHPMHEDTPYVLFQVGMSNFKQFESIDRRQDNIREGIEYFQRVVDGYPDTDFAVQAKQYIHKSRRILAEHELFVADFYWRTEKYGPAWSRYKYVVENYPDLPEIHEYARRRAEYSYYEHQKTLSEEERMRLQESWYKFIRDWL from the coding sequence ATGCCTGAGATCCGTCCGCGTTTTTTTCTGCTGGTCGCCTTGTTGACCCTGCTTTCCGGCTGTAGCCTGATCGATTACTATTTCCTGCCCCCCCCAGAGGATACGGCTCAGGAATTATACGAGGCAGGCGTGTACGCCATGAATGATGGCGACTATGGGGACGCTGCGGAATATTTTATGAAGCTGAAGGACAACTATCCCTTCAGTCCCTTTACACCCAAGGCCGAAGTCGGGCTGGGTGATGCCTACTTCCTGAATGAGCAGTACATTTTGGCCGCGGACGCCTATAAGGAATTCGAGGCGCTGCACCCCATGCATGAAGACACACCCTACGTGCTTTTCCAGGTGGGGATGTCGAATTTTAAGCAGTTTGAATCCATTGACCGGCGTCAGGACAACATCCGTGAGGGAATCGAGTATTTCCAGCGGGTGGTGGACGGGTATCCGGATACGGATTTTGCCGTGCAGGCCAAACAGTACATTCACAAGAGCCGCCGCATTCTTGCGGAGCATGAATTGTTTGTGGCCGATTTTTATTGGCGTACGGAAAAGTACGGTCCGGCCTGGAGTCGTTACAAATACGTGGTCGAGAACTACCCCGACCTTCCGGAAATTCACGAATATGCCCGCAGACGGGCTGAATATTCCTATTACGAGCATCAAAAAACGCTCTCGGAAGAAGAACGGATGCGATTGCAGGAAAGTTGGTACAAGTTCATCAGAGATTGGTTGTAA
- the fusA gene encoding elongation factor G translates to MSKTKSSGKAAKYLDKLRNIGVMAHIDAGKTTLTERMLYYSGKIHRMGEVHEGTATMDYMPEEQERGITITSALTTTPWQDCLINIIDTPGHVDFTIEVERSLRVLDGAVGVFCGVSGVEPQSETVWRQSERYGVPKIAFVNKLDRLGADFSAVLDSMRRRLRANPLPLQCPDGEGQEHRGVFDLVTLERLEFDVGGKVLEYQRVPLSDEEVERIAPWREQLLETLAEEDDEFCDIYLGGEAFDVEALRRAVRRATLAGKLVPVLCGSALKNIGVQPVLDAICYYLPSPAEVPPASGIPPQGGERLSFPPHPSEPLSALVFKVSMESGRKLALMRLYSGRIKAGDTVYNVTEDKDERVARLFRLHAGRKEKIDEAVAGEIVAAAGMRFARTGDTLARRETPLVLEQIAGYKPVISLAIEPRNSEEGDKLEEVLEKFLLEDPTLSVTNDEDTGQVIVSGMGELHLEIIRERLRREYNLEPRTGKPQVVYQETVSAKGEAEGIFHRELGEVMHFGGMRLSVEPRERNKGNDVVFEVDTSSWPTGWIDAAAEGINDGLQSGVLKGYPVQDVRVRVLELQRRDGESSPAGYRMAAAHALKQALTAAGPQLLEPIMWLEITVPEEHVGDVIGLLGSKGAKIENMLDRGEVKTVQALSSLAGLFGFSTELRSATQGRAAFVMTFARFDILA, encoded by the coding sequence ATGAGCAAGACCAAGAGTAGTGGAAAAGCAGCAAAATATCTCGATAAATTGCGCAATATCGGCGTAATGGCCCACATTGACGCTGGAAAGACTACGCTCACGGAGCGTATGCTGTATTATTCCGGTAAAATTCACCGGATGGGTGAGGTGCATGAGGGTACGGCCACCATGGACTATATGCCCGAGGAGCAGGAGCGGGGCATCACCATTACTTCGGCTCTTACGACCACGCCCTGGCAGGATTGCCTGATCAATATCATCGACACTCCGGGACATGTGGACTTTACCATTGAAGTGGAACGGAGTTTGCGCGTTCTTGACGGCGCGGTTGGAGTTTTTTGCGGGGTGAGCGGCGTGGAGCCGCAGTCTGAAACCGTTTGGCGTCAATCCGAGCGGTATGGCGTTCCCAAGATTGCCTTTGTGAACAAGTTGGATCGGCTCGGTGCGGATTTTTCTGCTGTGCTCGATTCCATGCGTCGTCGCTTGCGGGCCAATCCGTTGCCGTTGCAGTGTCCTGACGGAGAAGGACAGGAGCACCGGGGCGTGTTTGATTTGGTGACCTTGGAGCGTCTGGAATTTGATGTGGGCGGCAAGGTTCTTGAGTATCAGCGTGTTCCCCTTTCTGACGAGGAGGTCGAACGGATTGCTCCTTGGCGGGAACAGTTGCTGGAGACTCTGGCTGAAGAGGATGACGAGTTTTGCGACATCTATCTCGGCGGAGAGGCTTTTGATGTGGAGGCGCTCCGGCGTGCCGTGCGACGAGCCACGCTTGCGGGCAAGCTTGTTCCGGTGCTTTGCGGGTCTGCCTTGAAAAATATCGGCGTTCAGCCGGTGTTGGATGCGATTTGTTATTACCTGCCCAGTCCGGCCGAGGTTCCTCCTGCATCTGGTATCCCCCCGCAGGGGGGAGAACGACTTTCTTTTCCTCCGCACCCTTCGGAACCACTTTCCGCCTTGGTGTTCAAGGTGAGCATGGAGTCTGGGCGCAAGCTGGCTCTGATGCGGCTTTATTCCGGACGGATCAAGGCTGGCGATACAGTGTACAACGTTACGGAGGACAAGGACGAACGAGTGGCCAGGCTGTTCCGGCTGCACGCGGGCCGCAAGGAAAAGATTGATGAGGCCGTGGCAGGTGAGATCGTTGCTGCCGCTGGAATGCGTTTTGCCCGTACCGGTGACACTCTGGCTCGCCGGGAGACCCCGTTGGTTCTCGAACAGATTGCCGGATACAAGCCGGTTATCTCCCTGGCCATTGAGCCGAGGAACTCCGAAGAGGGAGATAAGCTTGAGGAAGTGCTCGAAAAGTTTTTGCTGGAAGATCCGACACTGAGCGTGACCAACGACGAGGATACAGGGCAGGTCATCGTTTCCGGCATGGGTGAGTTGCATCTCGAAATTATTCGTGAGCGTCTGCGCCGGGAATATAATTTGGAGCCGCGAACGGGCAAGCCGCAGGTGGTGTACCAGGAAACGGTGTCTGCCAAGGGTGAGGCAGAAGGAATTTTTCATCGCGAACTGGGCGAGGTTATGCACTTTGGGGGCATGCGGCTGAGCGTGGAGCCTCGGGAGCGCAACAAAGGGAATGACGTTGTGTTTGAGGTGGATACCTCTTCCTGGCCCACGGGTTGGATTGATGCAGCTGCCGAAGGGATCAACGATGGTCTGCAGAGCGGTGTACTCAAGGGCTACCCGGTGCAGGACGTTCGTGTACGTGTTTTGGAGCTGCAACGCCGTGATGGGGAGTCCTCTCCCGCTGGCTACCGCATGGCGGCTGCTCACGCCTTGAAACAAGCGCTGACGGCCGCAGGACCGCAGTTGCTGGAACCCATCATGTGGTTGGAGATCACGGTTCCTGAGGAACATGTGGGCGATGTCATCGGGCTTTTGGGCAGTAAGGGAGCCAAGATCGAGAACATGCTCGACCGAGGCGAGGTCAAGACGGTCCAAGCGCTTTCTTCACTTGCCGGGTTGTTCGGGTTTTCCACCGAATTGCGCTCCGCTACTCAGGGCCGGGCCGCCTTTGTGATGACCTTTGCCCGGTTCGATATTCTTGCGTAG
- the trxA gene encoding thioredoxin gives MAFQVTDGNFDQEVLQSDIPVLVDFWAPWCGPCRAMGPVIDELATEYEGQIKICKMNVDENSASPSKFGIRAIPTLILFKGGEVLDQTTGAVSKSSIKEMISKKAL, from the coding sequence ATGGCGTTCCAGGTGACGGACGGCAATTTTGATCAGGAAGTGCTGCAAAGCGATATTCCGGTGCTGGTCGACTTCTGGGCACCTTGGTGCGGCCCTTGCCGGGCTATGGGGCCGGTCATTGACGAGCTGGCTACCGAGTACGAAGGCCAGATCAAGATCTGCAAAATGAATGTTGACGAAAACTCCGCGTCTCCGAGCAAGTTTGGAATCCGCGCTATCCCCACCTTGATTCTTTTCAAGGGCGGCGAGGTGCTGGATCAGACCACCGGAGCGGTGTCCAAAAGCAGCATTAAGGAAATGATCAGCAAAAAGGCCTTGTAG
- a CDS encoding DUF2062 domain-containing protein, translating into MKRRKTSLERRHWWVRIKRLTRYWYLRIIRQNASARNIALGLALGVFVGAMPIIPFQTFTIVALAFVFRTNKLSAWLATCYSNVFTMVPFYSFLFVVGDLILPFEGVTFDPNRLAMKELIATGWDAFLVILTGGLIFGVLAGTITYFFSLYGIRRYRRLRRERRRKRLERETGYQ; encoded by the coding sequence ATGAAAAGACGCAAAACCTCTTTGGAGCGCCGCCATTGGTGGGTGCGGATAAAGCGTTTGACCCGCTATTGGTATCTTCGGATCATTCGCCAGAACGCCTCGGCCCGCAATATCGCGCTTGGCCTCGCGCTTGGGGTTTTTGTGGGTGCCATGCCCATTATCCCCTTTCAGACATTTACCATAGTGGCTCTGGCGTTTGTCTTTCGCACGAACAAGCTTTCGGCTTGGTTGGCCACATGCTACTCCAACGTTTTCACCATGGTGCCTTTCTACTCTTTTTTGTTCGTGGTGGGCGACTTGATCCTGCCGTTCGAAGGTGTGACCTTTGATCCGAACAGGCTGGCCATGAAGGAACTCATTGCCACGGGATGGGACGCCTTTTTGGTTATCCTTACCGGCGGATTGATTTTCGGTGTTTTGGCCGGAACCATAACGTATTTTTTTTCCCTCTACGGAATTCGCCGGTATCGGCGTTTGCGCCGGGAACGACGGCGTAAGCGCTTGGAGCGCGAAACAGGATATCAATGA
- the trxB gene encoding thioredoxin-disulfide reductase, giving the protein MKSYDSVVIGGGPAGMTAALYLMRSGVSTLMVEQLSPGGQVLLTEEIENYPGFPKAVKGYELVDAFAAQLDAYHPERMMDEVRELRLDSTGKAGHELLVGDEWIRAKSLILCTGARYRKLGVPGEQRLLGRGVSYCALCDGNFYRDRVVAVVGGGNSALEESLYLAKLVKKLYLIHRRDDFRGLKCYQDKCFTHEAIEVVRSSVVNEILGDGEVTGVSVENRTTGERSVLDVDGVFVFVGFEPNVGFIPESLDMDANGVLTDTEMRTNIPGVFAAGDVRSKHCRQVATAVGDGATAANSAFAYLEQLDA; this is encoded by the coding sequence ATGAAATCATACGACTCTGTCGTTATTGGGGGCGGTCCCGCCGGAATGACGGCCGCCCTTTATCTTATGCGTTCCGGCGTCAGCACGCTGATGGTGGAACAACTTTCTCCTGGCGGGCAGGTCTTGCTCACCGAGGAAATTGAAAACTACCCCGGCTTTCCCAAGGCTGTGAAGGGCTATGAGCTGGTTGATGCATTTGCCGCTCAGCTTGACGCCTACCATCCTGAGAGAATGATGGATGAAGTGCGCGAATTGCGTCTGGATTCCACGGGAAAGGCCGGACATGAGCTGCTCGTGGGGGATGAATGGATCCGGGCCAAAAGCCTGATTCTCTGCACAGGAGCCAGATATCGCAAGCTTGGTGTTCCCGGGGAGCAACGCTTGCTTGGCCGTGGTGTTTCCTATTGCGCGCTATGTGACGGGAATTTTTACCGGGATCGTGTCGTTGCCGTGGTAGGTGGCGGGAACTCAGCTTTGGAGGAGTCGCTGTATTTGGCCAAGTTGGTGAAGAAGCTTTATCTCATCCATCGACGGGACGATTTCAGGGGCTTGAAGTGTTACCAGGACAAATGTTTCACGCATGAGGCCATTGAGGTGGTCAGAAGTTCCGTTGTGAATGAAATCCTGGGGGACGGTGAAGTGACCGGTGTTTCCGTGGAAAATCGAACCACGGGAGAACGCTCGGTTCTAGATGTGGACGGTGTCTTTGTCTTTGTTGGATTTGAACCCAACGTAGGGTTCATTCCCGAAAGTCTGGACATGGACGCCAATGGCGTACTCACCGATACGGAGATGCGCACCAATATTCCCGGTGTTTTTGCCGCTGGTGATGTTCGCTCCAAACATTGTCGCCAAGTGGCCACCGCCGTGGGCGACGGAGCCACCGCTGCCAACTCCGCCTTTGCTTATTTGGAACAACTCGATGCCTGA
- the tsaD gene encoding tRNA (adenosine(37)-N6)-threonylcarbamoyltransferase complex transferase subunit TsaD, protein MLCLGIESSCDETAVALVRDGRLLGQRLASQVDVHALFGGVVPEIASREHLRVLPGLYRALLRDTGIAAEEISCVAVSRGPGLLGALLIGLSFAKGLALSLGVPLVGVNHLHAHLLAAGLERDVPFPALGLLVSGGHTQTYAVRGDDDFRLLGRTLDDAAGEAFDKAAKRMNFPYPGGKLLDELGREGEADIAMFPRAYIDNDNLDFSFSGLKTAMVNHVNAHPHLALPCLGGLEDISSDVRKELAVVCASFNWSIAETLRIKTERALRRVPDARALIVAGGVAANSMLRRVMGDLAHRRGVELVLPSLDLCTDNAAMVACAGERLAKAGRFHGLDLEAVPRGRKVPLDWLSAPA, encoded by the coding sequence ATGCTTTGTCTTGGAATTGAATCCTCATGTGATGAAACCGCTGTTGCGTTGGTGCGTGACGGCCGGTTGCTGGGCCAACGGCTGGCGTCCCAGGTGGATGTCCATGCCTTGTTCGGTGGCGTGGTTCCGGAAATCGCATCTCGAGAGCATCTGCGTGTATTGCCCGGATTGTATCGCGCATTGCTCCGGGATACCGGGATTGCCGCAGAGGAAATTTCCTGCGTGGCCGTGTCGAGGGGACCGGGGTTGCTGGGAGCGCTTTTGATCGGCCTCTCGTTCGCCAAAGGGTTGGCGTTGTCCCTGGGTGTGCCCTTGGTGGGAGTGAATCATCTGCATGCGCACCTGCTGGCCGCAGGGTTGGAGCGCGATGTTCCGTTTCCCGCTTTGGGGCTTTTGGTCTCGGGGGGGCATACGCAAACCTACGCAGTACGGGGCGACGACGATTTTCGACTGCTGGGGCGTACACTGGACGACGCCGCTGGGGAAGCCTTCGACAAAGCGGCAAAACGGATGAATTTTCCGTATCCCGGGGGCAAGCTCCTGGACGAGCTTGGCCGTGAGGGCGAAGCCGACATTGCCATGTTTCCCCGAGCCTACATTGATAACGACAATCTTGATTTCAGCTTTAGCGGACTCAAGACGGCCATGGTCAACCATGTAAACGCCCATCCGCACTTGGCATTGCCATGTCTTGGCGGACTGGAGGATATTTCTTCGGATGTCCGCAAGGAATTGGCAGTCGTTTGCGCTTCGTTTAATTGGAGCATTGCCGAAACCTTACGGATTAAGACAGAACGTGCTTTGCGTCGTGTGCCGGATGCCCGTGCTCTTATTGTGGCAGGCGGAGTGGCGGCCAATTCCATGCTTCGGCGTGTAATGGGCGACTTGGCTCACCGGCGTGGTGTGGAACTCGTTTTACCGTCCCTCGACCTGTGTACGGATAATGCCGCCATGGTTGCCTGTGCCGGGGAGCGTTTGGCCAAGGCCGGTCGGTTTCACGGGCTGGATCTGGAAGCTGTGCCGCGCGGCAGGAAGGTTCCCCTGGACTGGCTTTCCGCGCCTGCGTAA